The genome window TCTGATATGAAAATGCCCGGCGTCAACCGCAGCGTCGGGGCCAGAGCCAAAAGAGTAATGAGCTCACGGAAAGGAACCGGGGCATTGGTATATATGATGGCCCCAAAAAAATGGAAATAAGAAAAACCGTAGAGAATGGACGCATGAAAATAAAAATGCGGATATTTTAAAAATCTCGTCTTTCTCGTCAAAAAGCTGATTATGCCTGTTGCAATGATAAAAATATATCATGAATGCCAATAGAGCGGCAAAGATAATTATATGCAGAAAACAGCGCCCTCTATTAGACTGAATATAGTCCATATTCATCAGAACAAAACCTGTACAGGAAAGACGTATTTGACTGACAAAGTTCAGGCGGGCATCATCTGCCTGAACGGCTTTCCATAATGGCAGACTGCTACGCGCAAAGAGATGTTTTCGTGACTGTGCTTCGGCCCTGTTTATCAAACTAATCAGTTTCTTAATTTCAAGCTGCTGTTCGGATATTTTATCCTGGTATATCAGCAAATCTTTAATTCGTTCAGAATATACGGCTTTTATCTCTTTGATTTCATCAAGCGTTGATTGGACACGCTCCAGAATCACCTCAGGCGCTTCATTTTTGACAACTACTTCACGGGTAATGAGCCAGAGTTCCTCCATCTCATTCAACTGTCGGTTATTTTCCTCAAGCTCCCCTGTACGCCCTGAAAGCTTGCCTTCCCAAGCATTGAGTTTTTCAAGATGTATTGTCCATTCATTGTCGATGTCCTGCAGTTTGCGGGTACTCAGACTGTTAAGTGATTTGTAGAGCCAACTGGAACGCAACCTTTGCAGGGAATACAGAAGCGAAGGTAACTGCTCCTGTATTGTCAGGATATCAGAAACGTGCTCAAGACTGCCCCTGAGTTTGTTTAAGGCGATGCGCGTCTGCTGGGCACGACTGGAGATCTCAATAGTCGGTATTCCCTTCGGCTTTTCCGGTTCTGAGACTTCCTTCCCGACAACAGATTGCGGCACAACCTGATCCTGGATTTGTGCATGAAGAGCATCTGCTGAGAAGAACATAACTACGAAGCAACACCATAAACAATTTTTCATAGTAATACCCCATGAACACATATCTGCTTTTTTACTTCGCATGAAAGCAGAATTACGACAGAGTCATCAGAAATACGCCCTGTTCCAAAAATACTCGCTAAACAATAAAAACTTCTTTTATCACGTGACATTATACCCTTTTCATAATAAAAAACACTGAATTTTACTGCTGCTCTTTACCTCAAGTATATTGAAGATGCGAACAGGAAAAACCACAAAGAGCATACCCGCGGACATGGAGTAGTGTTGAGGATGATTTTTTCCAACACCATATCCTTAAACACCTGTGAGAAAAACGTTCAAGTCATACATGATACTCATATAGTTTCTTACAAATCAATGTCTTACATTTTATTTTATGCTTGATTTGTCCTCTCACTCCCATTATATATTGAACTTGCAATAACAAAAAACAACCAGCTTTATTTCCCCTTATCATGTATGCCATGATGAGTGTATAGATAGTGAGAATAGAGAATATGATTTTTCTCACGGGAGTAAACCATCCATGGCAGCAATTAAACACAAAGCATGCGAATATCTTTTTTCCTTGTAATTGCAATTGTAGCAACCGTTTTCAGCCTGATACTTCCGGCGTTTGCTCAAACAACTTCGGGTAATCAGACCCAGGCAATAGCAATAGCCTCAGATTCCAAACAGACAAAATATATCCTGGGTCTTCCGGAGATATTTACCTTTTTTATATTCATGCTGGGACCAATCAAGGTGTTGGTTCCCTTTGTCAGGATGACCAGAGGCACCGAAACAGGTTTTCGGCGTAAACTTGCGCTCAGGGCGGCCCTTATCTCTACCATTGCCTCTCTTGGTGCCGCTTTTATAGGGAGGTATATCCTGAATGCCTGGCATGTCTCACTTTCTGCCTTGCTGCTCACTCTGGGAATCATTCTTTTTCTGGTGGCGTTACGCATGGTCATGCAGATGTATTCACACACCTCACAGGACGAAGGTGCGTCATGTACTCCGTCATTGACTATGGCGGCTTCTCCTCTCTCGTTTCCGACAATTGTTACCCCTCATGGAGTCGCCATTCTTATCATACTTATGGTTACAGCGCAGGATACCGCACGGCAGATCGGGATTATCGGTGTGCTGCTGGCAGTCATGGCACTGAACCTCCTGACAATGTTGTTTGCCCAAAAGATCATGAAATGTATCGGCATTATCACCTTACAAATCCTCGGTAGTATCCTTGGGGTATTGCAGGTGGCGCTTGGAGCAGAGATCATTCTCCGTGCATTGCTACAATTGGGAATTATTGTTTCTCAGGGAGAATGAACAAACAGGGCCTTTCTATGATTCACACAGGCAGATTTCTCAGTGCAGCGTTTCTTCTGTTACTCGCCGGTCTTGCTGGTTGTACCGCCATGGGTCCAGGAACGGTAGCGCGTGACCGGTTTGATTATACCACCGCCATCTCCGATTCTTGGAAAAATCAGATGCTTCTGAACATGGTGAAGATACGGTATGGTGACGCCCCCGTTTTTCTGGATGTGGCATCCGTGATCAACCAGTATCAGTTGACGGGGGTTGTAAATTTGGGCGCGTCGTGGTTTCACAACCCTTTTTCTACGAGTCAATCGATCAGTACTACGGGGGCTTATTTTGAACGTCCCACGATAACCTATAGCCCGATCATTGGAGAAAAATTTGCCCGGAGTTTAATGACACCAATTCCTCCCACCGCCATTCTTACCCTGATTCAGGGTGGTTATCCTGTTGATCTTGTTTTCCGTATCACCGTTCATTCCATAAACGGTATTCGGAATCGATTTGGCGGGTCCGCGCGGCTTCGCGGCGCAGACCCGGAATTTTACCCGCTTCTTGAAAAAATGCGGAAAGTCCAGTCATCGGGAAACTTTGGAATGAGACTTCAGAAGGGGGAGGGAGAGGATACGGTGTTGTTCGTCTTCAGAGAAAAAAAGGATGAATTGTTTGACAGAGACATCACTGACAACAGAAAACTCCTCGGATTGCGCACAGATGTGAATGAATTCAGGGTCGTCTACGGGGCAATTCCCCGCGACGACGAAGAAATCGCCATCCTGAGCCGCTCCGTGCTGGAGATCATTGTAGATTTAGCCTCTACTGTCGAAGTGCCTGAACTCCATGTGACGGAAAAACGTGTGAATCCGACGTTTATCGAGATATCAGCACAGGGTGACCAAATAACGCCTTTAGTAAGAATACAAAGCTCCCGGGAAAAGCCGCCGGATGCATTCGTCTCAATCCCTTTTCGTGACCACTGGTTCTGGATCGATGATAAGGACCTGTCATCAAAGCGCCTGTTCTCATTCCTGATGTTTGTCTTTACCCTTGTGGAAAAAGAGGAAAAGGCCGCAGCACCGATTATAACAATTCCCACCGGAGGGTAGTGATTTGATTTGCTCTTTTTTGTCTTTGCGGACGACAGCAAAGCAATCTTACGTCTTTTAGGAACAAGAGATTGCTTCGTCGATCCACTTTTCGCTATGATATTTTTTTTACGTATGCGCTTTACTGAAACGCTACACCCGTATGAGAGGAGACGAAAAAGATAAAAATTCTGCCTGCACGGAAATAACTTTATGGCTAATTTATAGCAATACGACATTGAATGAAAGGAGGAATTGATGAATGAGCCACCAATAGAGGAAATACGGCTTTTAGAAGCCAACCAGCAGAAGGCGCCCTGGAAGAAATGGGGACCCTATTTGAGCGAACGGCAATGGGGTACGGTGCGCGAAGACTACAGTGATTCAGGGGATGCCTGGAACTACTTTACCCACGACCATGCGCGCTCGCGCGCATACCGCTGGGGGGAAGAGGGCCTCGCGGGCATTTCCGACGACAAACCACGACTCTGCTTTTCACTTGCGCTCTGGAATGGCCGCGACCCGATTCTGAAAGAGCGTCTTTTTGGACTCACCAATAGCGAAGGCAATCACGGTGAGGACGAAAGGAATATTACTTCTATCTCGACAGTACGCCGACACACTCGTATGAAGTGCCTTTATAAGTACCCGCAGGCCGCATACCCATACAGCGACCTCGTCGCGACAAACCGGCGGCGGGGTCGTAATGAACACGAGTACGAACTCATTGACACAGGGATCTTTGACCAGGACCGCTACTTCGATGTATTTATCGAATATGCCAAG of Candidatus Brocadiaceae bacterium contains these proteins:
- a CDS encoding MarC family protein; the encoded protein is MRISFFLVIAIVATVFSLILPAFAQTTSGNQTQAIAIASDSKQTKYILGLPEIFTFFIFMLGPIKVLVPFVRMTRGTETGFRRKLALRAALISTIASLGAAFIGRYILNAWHVSLSALLLTLGIILFLVALRMVMQMYSHTSQDEGASCTPSLTMAASPLSFPTIVTPHGVAILIILMVTAQDTARQIGIIGVLLAVMALNLLTMLFAQKIMKCIGIITLQILGSILGVLQVALGAEIILRALLQLGIIVSQGE